Proteins from a single region of Eremothecium gossypii ATCC 10895 chromosome VI, complete sequence:
- the GPC1 gene encoding glycerophosphocholine acyltransferase (Syntenic homolog of Saccharomyces cerevisiae YGR149W), translated as MNKEKTVSFAPLQLRTGALPMMVVDNGMQRGMSGSWYAALSNFVELLDPIASQVHAYRRPSNEKIKTQDRDKRLHFRHRFNRSRGDLTPQLEAFKRKTLQKILAMDKPLQSIFFHNSSALDKAFYTFTLGNIFAIGFMLGKFPELFHVYYTLTLTVLMFGRFYTYYKTNNHYFLADLCYFVNGLCLIYIWVLPQSVHLYQTCFAFSFGTLSFAVITWRNSLVIHSLDKITSCFIHISPPLTMYAIRHLVDESHKVRRFPAASKAMSPSWILTTNVLYTSVYYLIWQSLYHYFITLRKQEKIKAGERMTSFEYLTTHNFKDLWVLKLPAPWPMVLYTLFQYLYQLSTMILCVLWFKYKYAASMFLGMIFLIASRNGASYYIDYYGKRFEKEVRQLKTEVESLTQQLTEKYPAVTPGSEAFEDSDLPADVSSDTEGSCWETDVLADAE; from the coding sequence ATGAACAAGGAGAAGACTGTATCCTTTGCGCCACTTCAGCTACGGACTGGAGCTTTGCCGATGATGGTAGTCGATAATGGCATGCAACGTGGGATGTCGGGGTCCTGGTATGCCGCGCTGAGCAATTTcgtggagctgctggacccAATAGCGTCTCAGGTGCATGCGTACCGGCGTCCATCGAACGAGAAGATCAAGACTCAGGACCGGGACAAGCGGCTACACTTTCGGCACCGGTTCAATAGGTCGCGGGGCGACCTGACGCCGCAGCTGGAGGCGTTCAAGCGCAAAACGCTACAGAAGATCCTGGCGATGGACAAGCCGCTGCAGTCGATCTTCTTCCACAACAGCTCTGCACTGGATAAGGCATTCTACACGTTCACGCTGGGAAACATTTTTGCGATTGGGTTCATGCTGGGCAAGTTTCCGGAGCTGTTCCACGTGTACTACACGTTGACGCTTACTGTGCTGATGTTTGGGCGCTTCTACACATACTACAAAACGAACAACCACTACTTTCTGGCGGATCTCTGCTACTTCGTGAACGGGCTGTGCCTGATCTACATATGGGTGCTGCCCCAGTCGGTACATCTGTACCAGACCTGCTTTGCGTTTTCGTTTGGGACGCTGTCTTTTGCGGTGATCACTTGGCGCAACTCGCTGGTCATCCACTCGCTGGACAAGATCACATCGTGTTTCATCCACATCAGCCCGCCGTTGACGATGTATGCGATACGCCACCTTGTGGACGAGAGCCACAAGGTGCGGCGGTTCCCCGCCGCGTCAAAGGCCATGTCGCCGTCCTGGATCCTGACCACCAACGTGCTGTACACCTCTGTCTACTACCTGATATGGCAGTCGCTGTACCACTACTTTATCACCCTCAGGAAGCAAGAAAAGATAAAGGCAGGAGAGAGGATGACTAGCTTTGAATACCTGACCACTCACAACTTCAAGGACTTGTGGGTTCTCAAGCTGCCTGCCCCTTGGCCGATGGTCCTCTATACGCTCTTCCAATACCTTTACCAACTCTCAACTATGATCCTCTGCGTGCTCTGGTTCAAGTACAAGTATGCTGCAAGTATGTTTTTGGGAATGATCTTCCTAATTGCTAGTAGAAATGGAGCCAGCTATTACATTGACTACTATGGCAAACGGTTTGAGAAGGAGGTACGACAGTTAAAGACCGAAGTGGAATCGCTGACTCAGCAGTTGACTGAGAAGTACCCAGCAGTGACACCTGGCTCCGAGGCGTTTGAGGACAGCGATTTGCCCGCCGATGTCTCCTCAGACACCGAGGGCTCATGCTGGGAGACTGATGTGCTGGCTGACGCCGAATGA
- the CCM1 gene encoding Ccm1p (Syntenic homolog of Saccharomyces cerevisiae YGR150C (CCM1)), with amino-acid sequence MILKSELLDVHTRLGQMLPFVTKRFASVPTAMRTRRRTRRHEREPNLRKRQGGSHSNLKENEDAELKFKLRQMNEFAKNLKMQMQLADSLRRKEEAARAEGIGGDVAEGAIERDSSTVAAALLEGAEPAEAQPAPLNLSQLIMSAQNAEPLLAPELAERIGDGKLVYSALVNKRAQNWDAIVAALYESAEKLRGLDADIVKEKLLLRVSGLSLEGVATLDKLLTDRFGEGRDFDVDMYGVLFETLGEHTQHTQQAKTVVDRMKKLLQRYDACDDPDKKPLTQEILNCCLKVGTAAKSFDDMNYFLSKFVKDYRILPNKVNYDQVLTFYLKNRTLSQAWETFGAMKFMSLSHRPDVATYNLMLQVCDQERNYSKALDLYHEIQDLKMEPDVRTLSMLAKAMASASTDAIVSEGKSDSLRLTGWKFIHEIENNPKYATAKDDPVCAHGVLTTMMALASYDGDVGLARALFYRHAVQSYKKLMKNANMDAVSNPAAAARAAWTQAIDPVLFNYLLMAYSRYQPNKLPILLGYELGAKFRRQLMFNVDYMGRAESDNDMHANIPLLPVMELSSTAEVLNESRALWEFFLSKHINGSLQPQPSARVVSMLEEYRQNHDTFEGFMKEVKSQVKRWQWHAVNRRLMTPITIMSYLSIPLRLGSYEEFAFRYKQTIYTGNELEESVKNFYDPALVTVSDEATVVVDDSEVKVEKYARKIDDRILQIYSFAYKNRVYNDVFELAMKAATKFRDNSLATRVWKERGEFRKTEGYTSMSVKDRIAGDTSFACATVKFFVAEKRFSEAMAVIMSSQKYIDWKYHMVRELHNALVSIEDSVSIRKLLSVVNKQNRLKVLNTESPSLTP; translated from the coding sequence ATGATACTGAAAAGTGAGTTATTGGATGTGCATACTCGGCTGGGGCAGATGCTTCCATTTGTAACCAAAAGATTTGCATCAGTGCCGACTGCGATGAGAACGAGGCGACGGACGCGCAGACATGAGCGAGAGCCTAATCTACGGAAGAGACAGGGTGGGAGCCATAGCAATTTAAAAGAGAATGAGGATGCTGAGCTGAAGTTTAAGCTGCGACAGATGAATGAATTTGCAAAGAACTTGAAGATGCAGATGCAGCTGGCGGACAGTCTGCGGCGAAAAGAGGAAGCGGCGCGTGCCGAGGGCATCGGGGGAGACGTGGCGGAGGGGGCGATTGAGCgcgacagcagcaccgTTGCAGCTGCGCTGCTTGAGGGTGCCGAGCCGGCTGAAGCGCAGCCTGCCCCTCTAAATCTGTCACAACTGATCATGTCGGCACAGAACGCAGAACCTCTGCTGGCTCCGGAGCTTGCGGAGAGGATCGGCGACGGGAAACTGGTGTACTCTGCGCTGGTGAACAAACGCGCGCAGAACTGGGATGCCATTGTGGCGGCGCTGTACGAATCCGCAGAGAAGCTGCGCGGGCTGGACGCGGACATCGTTAAAGaaaagctgctgctgcgcgtgTCTGGCCTATCGCTCGAAGGTGTGGCGACGTTGGACAAGCTGCTGACAGATCGGTTTGGTGAGGGCCGCGACTTTGATGTGGATATGTACGGAGTGCTGTTTGAGACCCTTGGTGAGCACACGCAGCACACGCAGCAGGCGAAGACGGTTGTGGACAGGAtgaagaagctgctgcagagGTATGACGCCTGTGACGATCCAGACAAAAAGCCGCTCACGCAGGAAATTCTTAATTGCTGTCTGAAGGTGGGCACAGCCGCGAAGTCCTTTGACGATATGAACTACTTTCTCTCTAAATTTGTGAAGGACTATCGCATCCTCCCGAACAAAGTCAACTATGACCAAGTGCTTACTTTCTATTTGAAGAACCGCACATTATCGCAAGCATGGGAGACATTCGGTGCGATGAAGTTCATGTCTTTATCTCATAGACCGGATGTGGCAACTTACAACCTTATGTTGCAAGTCTGCGACCAGGAGCGAAACTACTCAAAGGCACTGGACCTGTACCACGAGATCCAAGATTTAAAAATGGAGCCGGACGTGAGAACATTGAGCATGTTGGCGAAGGCAATGGCAAGCGCATCTACCGATGCGATTGTTAGTGAAGGCAAGTCTGACTCTTTGCGATTAACCGGGTGGAAGTTTATCCATGAAATAGAGAATAATCCGAAGTATGCGACCGCTAAGGATGACCCAGTTTGTGCACATGGTGTTCTTACCACGATGATGGCCTTGGCTTCATACGACGGTGACGTGGGACTGGCCCGTGCACTCTTTTACAGACACGCGGTACAATCATATAAGAAGCTGATGAAAAACGCTAATATGGATGCTGTCTCGAAcccagcagcggcagccaGGGCCGCATGGACGCAAGCAATTGATCCTGTTTTGTTTAACTATCTTTTGATGGCATATTCTAGGTATCAGCCAAACAAGCTGCCTATATTGCTTGGCTATGAACTAGGAGCGAAGTTCAGACGCCAGCTTATGTTCAACGTCGACTATATGGGTCGGGCCGAGAGTGACAATGACATGCATGCTAATATCCCACTTCTACCGGTCATGGAGCTATCATCTACTGCAGAAGTTCTCAATGAATCGCGGGCATTATGGGAGTTTTTCCTCTCGAAACATATCAACGGGTCCCTCCAGCCTCAGCCATCTGCGCGTGTTGTTTCCATGCTGGAAGAGTACCGCCAAAATCATGATACGTTTGAAGGTTTCATGAAGGAAGTCAAGAGTCAAGTTAAGCGGTGGCAATGGCATGCAGTGAACCGGAGATTGATGACACCAATTACAATCATGTCATACTTATCTATTCCACTGAGGTTGGGCTCATATGAGGAGTTTGCATTCAGATATAAACAGACGATCTATACTGGCAACGAGCTGGAGGAAAGCGTAAAGAACTTTTATGATCCGGCACTTGTAACAGTCTCCGATGAAGCCACTGTAGTGGTCGATGATTCGGAGGTAAAGGTCGAAAAGTATGCAAGGAAGATAGATGATCGTATCCTGCAGATCTACAGCTTCGCATACAAAAACCGTGTTTATAATGATGTCTTTGAGCTTGCCATGAAGGCTGCGACTAAGTTCAGAGATAATTCATTGGCGACCCGGGTTTGGAAGGAAAGAGGGGAATTCCGTAAAACTGAGGGTTATACATCGATGAGTGTGAAGGACCGAATTGCTGGCGATACTTCATTTGCATGCGCGACTGTAAAGTTCTTCGTCGCAGAGAAGAGATTTTCTGAGGCTATGGCCGTGATTATGTCTTCCCAGAAATATATCGACTGGAAGTATCATATGGTCAGAGAACTTCATAATGCGCTTGTTTCGATCGAAGACAGTGTATCCATCAGGAAATTGTTAAGTGTTGTCAACAAACAAAATCGGTTGAAGGTGCTAAACACAGAATCGCCTAGCTTGACGCCCTAG
- the CGR1 gene encoding Cgr1p (Syntenic homolog of Saccharomyces cerevisiae YGL029W (CGR1)): MAVKNLEKGINVSGRVWKSEKDAFRATSKVIKNKKLTSWELKREQRQLDQQFKERMNALKNEKEEERQQRIKALRERREKKEEKERYERLAARMHAKKVERMRRREKRNKALKER, from the coding sequence ATGGCGGTTAAGAATCTGGAGAAAGGTATCAATGTTAGCGGGCGTGTCTGGAAGTCAGAGAAAGATGCATTCCGTGCCACGAGTAAAGTGATCAAGAACAAAAAGCTGACTTCGTGGGAGCTCAAGCGGGAACAGAGACAGCTCGACCAACAGTTCAAGGAGCGCATGAACGCACTCAAGAATGAGAAGGAGGAAgagcgccagcagcgcatCAAGGCGCTACGGGAGCGTCGCGAGAAGAAGGAAGAGAAGGAGCGCTACGAGAGACTGGCAGCCAGAATGCACGCAAAGAAGGTGGAGAGGATGCGCCGCAGAGAAAAGCGGAACAAGGCATTGAAGGAGCGCTAG
- a CDS encoding inositol oxygenase (NOHBY646; No homolog in Saccharomyces cerevisiae; Syntenic homolog of Kluyveromyces lactis KLLA0E10725g), with translation MFNSKAAGVAVSASGHIHTDQGHILEQIDEDVQSVNAFKTRLKNSAHGSGVAETAGDAPAGTEEAAETECDTGNEEGQPASKRRKLLRPETEKPISEEDYRQYHQARQRVKDFYKEQHENQTVAFNLQARINYKTKVRAKMSIWEALCKLSKLIDESDPDTELSQIDHALQTAEAIRAEGRPRWMQLVGLIHDLGKILYFFDSEGQWDVVGDTFPVGCQFAEEIIFHEFFEGNADKNHPIYSQKLGIYHENCGLASVMLSWGHDEYMYYIAKGQSLLNDKALAMIRYHSFYPWHREGAYRYLMDESDYELLEAVQDFNKYDLYSKTNKKYDVGELKEYYQDLINEFFPTKLVEF, from the coding sequence ATGTTCAACTCTAAGGCTGCCGGTGTGGCCGTCAGCGCAAGCGGGCATATCCACACCGACCAGGGGCATATACTAGAGCAAATCGATGAGGACGTGCAGTCCGTCAATGCTTTTAAAACACGTTTGAAGAATAGCGCGCACGGCTCTGGAGTAGCTGAGACGGCCGGAGATGCTCCAGCAGGCACTGAGGAAGCCGCGGAGACGGAGTGCGATACCGGCAATGAGGAAGGGCAGCCTGCATCGAAGCGCAGGAAGCTGTTGAGACCGGAGACAGAGAAGCCGATCAGCGAAGAGGACTACCGGCAATACCACCAGGCCAGACAGAGGGTCAAGGACTTCTACAAGGAGCAGCATGAGAATCAGACTGTGGCATTCAACCTGCAAGCTCGAATTAACTACAAGACCAAGGTACGAGCCAAGATGAGCATCTGGGAGGCGCTTTGTAAGCTGTCGAAGCTCATCGACGAGTCCGACCCCGATACAGAGCTGTCGCAGATAGACCATGCGCTACAGACGGCAGAGGCGATCCGGGCAGAGGGCCGCCCTCGCTGGATGCAGCTGGTGGGGTTAATACACGATCTGGGCAAGATATTGTACTTTTTCGATAGCGAGGGACAGTGGGACGTGGTCGGGGACACGTTTCCCGTGGGCTGTCAGTTCGCAGAAGAGATCATATTCCATGAGTTTTTCGAGGGCAATGCTGATAAAAACCATCCGATCTACTCCCAGAAGCTGGGTATCTACCATGAAAACTGCGGGCTTGCATCCGTGATGCTCTCTTGGGGGCACGATGAATACATGTACTATATTGCGAAAGGACAATCACTTTTGAATGATAAGGCGCTTGCGATGATAAGATACCACTCTTTCTATCCGTGGCATCGTGAGGGCGCCTACCGCTATCTCATGGACGAAAGCGATTACGAGCTGCTTGAGGCGGTTCAGGATTTTAACAAATATGACCTTTACTCCAAGACCAACAAGAAATACGATGTAGGGGAGCTAAAGGAGTATTACCAAGATCTTATTAATGAATTTTTCCCCACGAAGCTTGTCGAATTTTGA
- the CWH41 gene encoding mannosyl-oligosaccharide glucosidase (Syntenic homolog of Saccharomyces cerevisiae YGL027C (CWH41)): protein MLVIRWTVAICVFVLQAYAAVQDPASLREYDNFTNRSLLWAPYRANCYFGVRPRYVNAEPFLMGLMWMNTKTVEAIGKIRHFVDTQDDMTKYGWEMYDPRIGGKQVILDTVNNLNLTIYFVKSHDGVNWGFRVRGEALDKSSPLDSASIIYYMKQNGDSKENYLTSEQVTSDNKLRLTGYSGELGEYEVLISTVKGNSYKKAKVLSSEADPSRIAHLSMVVPDDRVWNANEIFQSLLVDSIQQYMAESDEDVELLQIPSAMTIRNIHNFAPSKFHFVQKTFDISESPFEIDFLYNKKGSQNPISSVDELIKPVLDTIRSKFDSRFEIKDARVRQFAIETLSNLIGGLSYFHGKQLVDRKTVFDEELFSSIELNHPEEEGPHDLFTFVPSRASYPRGFYWDEGFHLLQVMEYDFDLALEVLRSWLGLVEDDSGWIARELILGEEARSKVPKEFQTQNPHIANPPTLALAFSEMLNEVLGSGLLHFDLTDENLGSFSGNSGETLKKDHELLAAYSERLYEKLLAQFNWFRSTQRGMTEEYLDLADVDEDSIHVEDAYHWVGRTFTHCLPSGLDDYPRAQPPDMAELHVDALSWVGIMSRSMKQIAAILGRHQDAERFHKIEQNVIDNLNNLHWSEEHQSYCDLSIDDDLDTRKFVCHEGYVTLMPFALKLIATEDERRIRRMVEVLSDPDRLLSDFGIRSLSKMDEYYETGEVYWRGPIWVNINYLCIDALRYYFGEESDAEKYDHKLVKQAKQLYHQLRNNLLNNIIDVWEKDGYCYEQYNQNDGKGQRVQHFTGWTALAVNLAGKFPEYI, encoded by the coding sequence ATGTTAGTAATTCGATGGACTGTTGCCATTTGTGTCTTCGTATTACAGGCCTACGCCGCAGTTCAAGATCCTGCGTCGTTAAGAGAGTACGATAACTTCACGAACAGATCACTGCTTTGGGCACCGTATCGGGCAAATTGCTACTTTGGAGTCAGGCCGCGCTATGTTAATGCAGAACCATTTCTCATGGGTTTGATGTGGATGAATACGAAGACTGTTGAAGCAATTGGTAAAATACGGCATTTCGTTGATACTCAGGACGACATGACCAAATACGGTTGGGAGATGTATGATCCAAGGATAGGCGGAAAACAAGTTATACTGGATACGGTCAACAACTTGAACTTAACTATATACTTTGTCAAAAGCCACGATGGTGTCAATTGGGGGTTCCGCGTTCGAGGTGAAGCATTAGATAAATCGTCGCCATTGGACAGTGCGTCCATAATCTATTACATGAAACAGAATGGCGATTCCAAAGAAAACTACCTGACTTCAGAGCAAGTAACCAGCGATAACAAGCTAAGACTTACGGGGTATAGCGGTGAGCTGGGAGAGTACGAAGTCCTTATATCTACCGTTAAGGGGAACTCATATAAAAAAGCAAAGGTACTATCATCTGAAGCAGACCCCTCGCGTATTGCGCACTTATCTATGGTTGTGCCTGATGACCGAGTATGGAACGCGAATGAAATCTTCCAGTCATTACTTGTCGATTCTATTCAGCAATACATGGCGGAAAGCGATGAAGATGTAGAACTGTTGCAGATACCGAGTGCCATGACTATTAGAAACATTCATAACTTCGCGCCCAGCAAGTTTCACTTTGTACAAAAGACATTTGATATTTCTGAGTCTCCCTTTGAGATAGACTTCCTTTACAATAAGAAAGGCTCACAGAACCCAATAAGTTCTGTAGATGAATTAATTAAGCCAGTCTTAGATACCATTCGAAGCAAATTTGATAGTCGCTTTGAGATCAAGGATGCAAGAGTTCGCCAGTTTGCAATCGAAACACTATCTAATTTGATAGGAGGTCTCAGTTACTTCCACGGGAAGCAACTAGTCGACAGGAAGACGGTTTTTGATGAGGAGCTTTTCTCTAGCATTGAGCTAAATCATCCAGAGGAAGAAGGTCCTCATGATCTCTTTACCTTCGTTCCAAGCAGGGCGTCCTACCCCAGGGGGTTTTATTGGGACGAAGGGTTTCATCTGCTACAGGTAATGGAATATGACTTTGACCTCGCACTGGAGGTATTAAGAAGTTGGCTTGGTTTAGTCGAAGATGATAGCGGCTGGATCGCTCGAGAACTCATTCTAGGCGAGGAAGCTAGGAGTAAGGTCCCAAAAGAATTTCAAACACAAAATCCACATATTGCCAATCCTCCTACATTGGCGCTAGCCTTCAGTGAAATGCTAAATGAAGTTCTTGGTTCTGGACTCCTCCACTTTGATCTGACTGACGAAAACCTGGGCTCGTTTTCAGGTAATTCCGGCGAGACACTCAAGAAAGACCATGAGTTGCTCGCTGCTTACTCCGAAAGATTGTATGAGAAACTGCTAGCTCAGTTTAACTGGTTTAGATCTACACAAAGGGGAATGACAGAGGAATATTTGGACCTAGCTGATGTTGATGAGGATAGTATTCATGTGGAAGATGCGTATCACTGGGTTGGACGTACATTCACACACTGTCTGCCAAGTGGGCTGGACGACTACCCGAGAGCACAACCACCAGACATGGCTGAACTGCATGTAGATGCACTATCGTGGGTCGGCATCATGAGCAGATCAATGAAACAAATTGCTGCCATTCTAGGAAGACATCAAGATGCGGAAAGGTTTCACAAGATAGAACAGAATGTTATTGATAACTTGAACAATTTGCACTGGAGCGAAGAGCACCAAAGCTACTGCGATCTCTCTATTGATGATGATCTGGACACGCGCAAGTTTGTATGCCATGAAGGGTACGTGACACTCATGCCTTTTGCGCTCAAACTGATCGCGACTGAAGATGAACGCCGTATCAGGCGTATGGTGGAAGTTTTATCAGATCCAGATAGACTCCTGAGCGATTTCGGGATACGTTCCTTATCGAAAATGGACGAATATTATGAAACAGGTGAGGTCTATTGGCGGGGTCCAATATGGGTTAACATTAACTATCTATGCATAGATGCCTTACGCTATTACTTTGGGGAGGAGTCTGATGCAGAAAAATACGACCATAAGTTAGTTAAGCAGGCTAAACAGCTATACCATCAACTGAGGAACAACCTGCTGAACAATATAATCGACGTTTGGGAAAAGGATGGATATTGTTACGAACAATACAACCAGAACGATGGAAAAGGTCAACGGGTGCAGCACTTTACGGGCTGGACGGCCTTGGCCGTGAATCTCGCGGGGAAGTTCCCTGAATACATCTAG
- the RRN6 gene encoding Rrn6p (Syntenic homolog of Saccharomyces cerevisiae YBL014C (RRN6)): protein MSNDECLLPRREDIGIQLGIGISAPSLYLSADSRTAKEHKTQWIEAYTGPQDSSSRRLDIINSTGRLLADSQGPISGRNVDTEDFLSDDEFPEDVPDIAEIADERSLLLSNAFNSASSWKDIFPVLPTPFSLFAKAGAPSASMFKAHADAPITNKAFVPKVLLSSLQNTSFPATVGADEECTSTAGAVPKISDFGFKVVDPTRLQLCTAGRIQTTSDLRQEREGRGILAFVSGETNSTLNLSLLIEPEDSQSNDACMQAKSYEIHNNVNKLDLLSPIKNIKIPRLSTTLNRDSNAIGIITETALVIVTILAIDAPKGAIKTQQLEPLDFTQLEQFPVVDVAFNPWNLDQFAVIDTKGNWCVGDVARSKKKSRRLRLLRKFSGTIFDPEEYSNWNMIEWSHIHTRLLVMNRSTFMEIDFVDGWQQEIVQAKTWSNLRDFKRLSDESSVLLTCKEIIFLDHKQQGTKRALSWKHNWDSKDSSLKLAIHISGSHMKQYLHAFLFSTMTPAVLMVSFFRSDTTFQVSSNPRLLVFPINTPGITDITFPFVDDTELDDSTRVQFPIVVRASKGARIWSYQLADTEYPSSQSGSQNVEDSMNTSFSAHTDVTVAGDQADISRFVRLMHASIPQRSSDHDIPDEYNKFQEYGYKLSELMNKRIENWTSEVEPSMKQEGRLSQLTSGPGNLGNIEEFSSLLRQFIQYYQEHGITFNGFEMLSRLLIHERSESIDLFFNKLLQCWEPVSEAAFALTMDIVTQVALQVLAFRSANKIEEFEKHTYESLPENSKHILDLWDCEDPSSFESQNSTATPKTNLASIQSSMPFNLPPSIRQSQNPPALQSSLPETTAPAFSLSSQPPQSQSTQRQSGKRKKRRIGGFG, encoded by the coding sequence ATGTCGAATGACGAATGTCTTCTCCCCCGCAGAGAAGATATTGGCATTCAGCTAGGCATCGGTATTTCAGCTCCGAGTCTGTATCTTTCTGCCGACTCACGAACAGCTAAAGAACACAAAACCCAATGGATCGAAGCCTATACTGGGCCACAAGACAGCTCCTCGCGGAGGTTGGACATCATAAATAGCACCGGTCGGTTATTGGCAGACTCCCAGGGGCCCATTTCAGGTCGAAATGTCGATACCGAAGATTTCCTCAGTGATGATGAATTCCCTGAGGATGTGCCCGACATAGCGGAAATCGCGGACGAGCGTAGTCTTCTCCTGAGCAATGCTTTTAATAGTGCTTCCTCCTGGAAGGACATATTTCCTGTGCTCCCAACTCCCTTTAGTCTATTTGCTAAAGCTGGCGCTCCATCTGCATCGATGTTCAAAGCTCACGCCGATGCGCCCATCACCAACAAGGCGTTTGTGCCGAAGGTGCTGCTCTCCAGTCTCCAAAATACGAGCTTTCCCGCTACTGTTGGCGCAGATGAGGAGTGCACATCCACTGCCGGGGCGGTGCCTAAGATATCGGACTTTGGTTTTAAGGTTGTTGACCCAACGAGGCTACAGCTCTGTACTGCAGGCCGAATACAAACGACATCGGACCTGAGGCAAGAAAGGGAGGGAAGAGGCATACTAGCATTTGTATCAGGTGAAACAAATTCAACCTTGAATCTATCACTATTGATCGAGCCAGAAGACTCACAGTCAAATGATGCATGCATGCAAGCCAAAAGCTATGAAATACACAATAACGTGAATAAGTTAGACTTGCTATCGCCCATCAAGAATATCAAAATACCTAGGCTTTCCACTACTTTGAATAGGGATTCTAATGCCATTGGAATTATAACGGAAACGGCGCTCGTAATAGTCACCATTTTGGCAATAGATGCTCCGAAGGGCGCTATTAAAACTCAACAGCTTGAACCACTAGATTTCACACAACTTGAACAGTTTCCAGTTGTTGATGTTGCTTTTAACCCCTGGAACTTGGATCAGTTTGCCGTAATTGATACAAAAGGCAACTGGTGCGTGGGCGACGTTGCGAGGAGTAAAAAGAAGTCCCGGCGACTGCGCTTGTTAAGGAAGTTTAGCGGGACTATTTTTGACCCAGAGGAGTACTCCAATTGGAATATGATAGAATGGTCACATATTCACACAAGATTGCTTGTGATGAATAGGTCAACTTTCATGGAAATTGACTTTGTAGACGGATGGCAGCAGGAAATTGTCCAAGCAAAGACGTGGTCTAACTTGCGCGATTTTAAACGCCTTTCCGATGAGAGCAGTGTCCTACTCACCTGCAAAGAGATTATATTCCTAGACCACAAGCAGCAGGGAACAAAGAGGGCGCTATCCTGGAAACACAATTGGGATAGCAAAGATTCATCTCTAAAGCTTGCTATACACATTTCTGGCAGCCATATGAAACAATATTTACATGCATTCCTATTTTCCACCATGACTCCTGCAGTGCTTATGGTGTCCTTCTTCCGTTCGGATACCACTTTTCAAGTTTCAAGCAATCCCAGGCTGCTTGTTTTTCCAATTAACACACCAGGTATAACGGATATTACCTTCCCTTTTGTCGATGATACTGAGTTAGATGACTCGACTCGCGTACAATTTCCTATCGTTGTCCGTGCCTCCAAAGGCGCGAGGATCTGGAGCTACCAGTTAGCTGACACCGAGTATCCCTCTTCGCAATCAGGTTCACAAAACGTTGAAGATTCTATGAATACATCTTTTAGCGCTCACACAGACGTGACTGTTGCAGGAGATCAGGCCGATATATCGAGATTTGTGCGTCTAATGCACGCCTCGATACCACAGCGGTCATCCGATCACGATATACCCGATGAATACAACAAGTTTCAAGAGTATGGATATAAGTTATCAGAACTAATGAATAAGCGCATAGAAAACTGGACGTCGGAAGTGGAACCCAGTATGAAACAGGAAGGACGGCTTTCCCAACTCACTTCTGGCCCCGGAAATCTTGGTAACATTGAGGAATTCAGCTCTTTGCTCCGCCAATTCATACAGTACTACCAGGAACATGGGATAACATTTAACGGTTTTGAGATGCTGTCTAGGTTACTCATTCATGAACGTTCGGAGTCCATTGATTTGTTTTTCAATAAGTTGTTACAATGTTGGGAACCTGTATCTGAGGCAGCTTTCGCACTCACTATGGATATAGTAACTCAAGTTGCTTTACAAGTTCTGGCTTTCCGTAGCGCAAACAAAATAGAGGAGTTTGAGAAGCACACGTATGAAAGCCTCCCTGAAAATTCGAAGCATATACTGGACTTATGGGATTGTGAAGACCCTAGTTCCTTTGAGTCGCAAAATTCGACGGCCACGCCTAAAACCAATTTGGCCTCCATTCAATCCTCCATGCCTTTCAACCTACCACCAAGCATAAGGCAATCCCAGAATCCACCTGCTCTTCAAAGCAGCTTACCAGAGACAACAGCACCTGCATTTTCATTAAGCTCACAGCCACCTCAATCACAAAGCACGCAACGACAATCGGGTAAGAGAAAGAAACGGCGCATCGGCGGTTTTGGCTAA